A genome region from Lytechinus pictus isolate F3 Inbred chromosome 14, Lp3.0, whole genome shotgun sequence includes the following:
- the LOC135156720 gene encoding GTP cyclohydrolase 1-like, with protein sequence MSIDHADSVPNGEYLPNGHPSMSSPGGGAREDSTDILAAKTNNLSLKDSNFQGRVSSKEEEDRARPPKTKDPHATLYRQDSDKQLPGLALAYRSIIRGVGEDASRQGLRKTPDRAAKAMMFFTKGYEEKVEGFS encoded by the coding sequence ATGTCGATCGACCATGCAGACTCTGTTCCGAACGGGGAGTACCTCCCGAACGGGCACCCGTCGATGTCGTCGCCTGGTGGTGGTGCTAGGGAAGACAGTACAGACATCTTAGCCGCAAAGACGAACAATTTATCTCTGAAAGACAGCAACTTCCAAGGAAGAGTGTCAAGCAAAGAAGAGGAAGATCGAGCTCGTCCCCCCAAAACAAAAGATCCACATGCCACTTTGTACAGGCAAGATTCAGACAAACAACTGCCCGGGCTTGCGCTTGCCTACCGGTCGATCATCCGTGGTGTCGGGGAGGATGCCAGTCGCCAGGGTCTCCGGAAGACGCCCGATCGCGCTGCTAAAGCAATGATGTTCTTCACAAAGGGATATGAAGAGAAAGTCGAAG